The following proteins come from a genomic window of Malus domestica chromosome 02, GDT2T_hap1:
- the LOC103418267 gene encoding alpha-mannosidase, translating to MGKAETLELGFRLVVVLVVGCLCREAVGGGFVKYETGSGVVEGKLNVHLVAHSHDDVGWLKTVDQYYVGSNNSIQGACVENTLDSVVESLVRDPNRKFVFAEMAFFQRWWLTQSPEIQALVRKLVDAGQLEFVNGGWCMHDEATTHYIDMIDQTTLGHRAIKAQFNKTPRAGWQIDPFGHSAVQAYLLTAELGFDSVHFARIDYQDRAKRKVDKSLEVIWRGSKTFSSSSQIFANAFPVHYSPPPGFHFEVFDNFEPVQDNPLLFDYNVEQRVSDFISASLTQANVTRTNHIMWTMGDDFQYQYAESWFKQMDKLIHYVNKDGRVNALYSTPSIYTDAKNAANQSWPLKTEDYFPYADAVDAYWTGFFTSRPGLKGYIRLLSGYYLAARELEFLAGRKANGSNTDGLADALGIAQHHDAVTGTAKQHTTNDYAKRLFIGASEAEAVVNSDLLCLTTNKTGDQCTNSTPTFSQCQLLNISYCPPTEEDIPQGKSLVVVAYNPLGWNRTETVRIPVNDATLSVQDSSGNILVVQYVSLDNVTANLRNFYVKAYLGQPPDQVPKYWLIFQVSVPPLGWNTYFVSRTATKRRLKSGNGFLSAMDSPQNETIEIGPGDLKMSFSLASGQLNRMYNSKTGVDVPIQQSYLWYGSSTGDADSQQASGAYIFRPNGAPPTVVSRSVPLKVFRGPIVDEIHQQFSPWIYQVTRLYRDKEHAEVEYTVGPIPTDDGVGKEVITRMTANMDTNKEFYTDSNGRDFIKRVRDYRPDWPLVVNQPVAGNYYPLNLGMFTSDNKSEFSVLVDRATGGSSIENGQIELMLHRRILEDDSRGVGEALDETVCIEENTCEGLTVRGNYYMSVNQAGSGAPWRRTTGQEVYSPLLLAFAHEKMEDWAASHLTKSSTMDSNYSLPLNVALITLQELDDGTVLLRLAHLYEAAEDPQYSTLAKVELKKMFTGKTIKEVKEVSLSANQEKSEMKKMTWKVEGDGGDEPAPVRGGPVDRSALVVELGPMEIRTLVLKF from the exons ATGGGAAAGGCGGAAACTTTGGAGTTGGGTTTTCGGCTTGTGGTTGTTTTGGTTGTGGGTTGTTTATGTAGGGAGGCTGTTGGCGGCGGTTTTGTGAAGTATGAGACGGGGAGTGGCGTGGTGGAGGGGAAACTGAATGTTCATTTGGTGGCGCATTCGCACGATGATGTCGGGTGGTTGAAGACGGTTGATCAGTACTATGTTGGATCAAACAACAGCATTCAG GGTGCTTGTGTTGAGAATACGTTGGATTCTGTTGTTGAATCGTTGGTTCGTGATCCGAACAGGAAGTTTGTGTTTGCTGAGATG GCATTCTTCCAAAGATGGTGGTTAACACAAAGTCCGGAAATTCAAGCTCTCGTGCGAAAACTAGTAGATGCTGGGCAGTTAGAGTTTGT CAATGGTGGTTGGTGTATGCATGATGAAGCAACAACCCATTACATAGACATGATTGATCAAACGACGCTAGGTCACCGTGCAATAAAGGCGCAGTTCAACAAGACACCTCGTGCTGGATGGCAAATTGATCCCTTTGGACACTCTGCCGTGCAAGCTTACTTACTCACCGCTGAG CTCGGGTTTGATTCTGTGCATTTTGCAAGGATCGATTATCAGGACAGAGCGAAGCGCAAGGTGGATAAGTCTCTAGAGGTTATATGGCGTGGATCCAAAACttttagttcttcatctcag ATTTTTGCCAATGCTTTTCCGGTTCACTATAGTCCACCTCCCGGTTTCCATTTCGAAGTATTTGACAACTTCGAACCTGTCCAG GATAATCCTCTTCTGTTCGACTACAATGTTGAACAGCGTGTCAGCGATTTCATCAGCGCTTCACTCACCCAA GCAAATGTGACAAGGACGAATCACATTATGTGGACGATGGGAGATGATTTCCAGTACCAATATGCAGaatcatggttcaaacaaatggACAAGTTAATTCACTATGTTAATAAG gACGGTCGAGTTAATGCCTTGTATTCTACACCATCTATCTATACCGATGCTAAAAATGCAGCAAACCAGTCATGGCCACTGAAAACTGAGGATTATTTTCC GTATGCAGATGCGGTAGATGCTTATTGGACTGGATTTTTCACTAGTCGCCCGGGTTTGAAGGGATATATCCGCTTGCTAAGCGGATATTATTTG GCGGCACGAGAACTAGAATTTCTGGCTGGAAGGAAAGCAAATGGTTCCAATACCGATGGCCTTGCAGATGCTTTAGGAATCGCACAGCACCATGATGCAGTCACTGGCACTGCCAAACAACATACTACAAATGACTACGCAAAGCGCCTTTTCATCGGAGCTTCTGAG GCAGAAGCTGTTGTCAATTCCGATCTTTTGTGTCTAACTACAAATAAAACAGGAGATCAATGTACTAACTCAACACCGACTTTTAGCCAG TGTCAATTACTCAATATCAGCTACTGCCCTCCAACAGAGGAAGATATTCCACAAGGGAAGAGCTTG GTCGTTGTGGCATATAATCCTCTCGGATGGAATCGGACTGAGACTGTTCGGATTCCT GTTAACGATGCCACTCTTTCTGTTCAAGATTCTTCGGGAAATATTCTTGTGGTACAGTATGTAAGTTTGGACAATGTAACAGCGAATTTAAGAAACTTCTATGTAAAAGCCTACTTGGGACAGCCACCAGACCAAGTTCCAAAGTACTGGCTAATCTTTCAAGTCTCCGTGCCGCCACTTGGTTGGAATACATACTTCGTTTCAAGAACAGCTACCAAACGTAGAT TGAAAAGCGGAAATGGATTTCTCTCTGCGATGGACAGTCCACAGAATGAGACAATTGAAATCGGACCTGGAGATCTGAAAATGTCGTTTTCTTTAGCTTCGGGACAACTCAATCGGATGTATAATTCTAAAACAGGA GTTGATGTCCCGATACAGCAGAGCTACCTCTGGTATGGTTCAAGCACAGGAGATGCCGATTCCCAG CAAGCTTCTGGTGCATACATATTCCGGCCTAATGGTGCCCCTCCAACTGTCGTCTCAAGATCA GTTCCTTTGAAGGTCTTTCGTGGACCGATAGTTGATGAGATTCACCAACAGTTCAGTCCATGGATCTATCAG GTTACTAGACTTTACAGAGACAAAGAGCATGCCGAAGTTGAATATACG gTCGGTCCTATTCCCACAGACGATGGTGTTGGAAAGGAGGTGATCACAAGAATGACAGCAAACATGGACACAAACAAGGAGTTCTACACCGATTCTAACGGAAGGGATTTCATTAAACGG GTACGAGATTATAGACCAGACTGGCCCCTTGTGGTTAATCAACCTGTGGCAGGAAACTATTATCCA ctaaATCTTGGAATGTTTACTTCGGATAACAAATCCGAGTTCTCAGTCTTGGTAGATCGTGCCACTGGAGGATCAAGCATTGAAAATGGACAAATAGAGCTGATGCTTCACAG GCGTATACTTGAGGATGATTCGAGAGGAGTGGGTGAAGCACTTGATGAAACAGTGTGCATCGAAGAAAATACATGCGAAGGACTAACG GTTCGAGGGAACTATTATATGAGCGTAAACCAGGCAGGGTCGGGTGCCCCCTGGCGCCGCACAACTGGCCAGGAAGTTTACTCTCCTCTTCTTCTAGCATTCGCCCACGAG AAAATGGAGGATTGGGCTGCATCACATTTGACAAAATCATCTACCATGGATTCTAATTACAGCTTGCCTCTCAATGTTGCTTTGATTACTCTTCAG GAACTGGATGACGGTACTGTGCTCCTTCGGTTAGCTCATCTATATGAG GCAGCCGAAGATCCTCAATATTCAACACTGGCCAAAGTTGAACTGAAGAAGATGTTTACAGGAAAAACG ATAAAAGAGGTGAAGGAAGTGAGCTTGTCTGCAAACCAAGAGAagtcggagatgaagaagatgacATGGAAAGTCGAGGGTGACGGGGGAGATGAACCTGCACCGGTTAGAGGGGGGCCTGTCGATAGATCAGCTCTTGTTGTTGAGCTTGGACCCATGGAGATCCGCAccttggtgttgaaattttag